The Thermoflexus hugenholtzii JAD2 DNA window GCCAACCCGGCCCCTCCGATCGGGCCGACCCTGGCCCCGCATGGGGTCAACGTGATGGCCTTCTGCAAGGAATACAACGCGCGCACCGCCCATATGGCGGGGCAGATCGTGCCGGTGGAGGTCACGATCTACACCGACGGCTCCTTCACCATGGAGCTCAAGACGCCTCCGGTTTCGGATCTCCTGCGTCGGGCGGCGGGCGTGGAGAAAGGGTCCTCGGAGCCGAACCGGCAGATCGTGGGCAAGATCACCCGTCAGCAGCTTCGGGAGATCGCCGAGCTGAAGATGAAGGACCTGAACACCGACGACATCGAGGCCGCCATGCGCATGGTCGCCGGCACCGCCCGCAGCATGGGGATCCAGATCGTGGATTAAGCCGGCGCGCCGATACGCCCACCCATGTGGGAGGACCGAACAGGTCCGCTACAACCACAGGAGGTTCTCAACGATGGGGGAGCGAGGCAAGAAATATCTGGAAGCGCTAAAGAAAGTGGATCGCGAGCGTCTCTACTCTCCCCGAGAGGCGCTCGCCCTGGTGAAGGAAACCAGCTACACCCGCTTCGACGGCACCGTGGAGGTCCACATGCGCCTGGGGGTGGATCCCCGCCACGCCGACCAGCAGGTCCGCGGGGTGGTGGTTCTCCCCCACGGGCTGGGCAAGCGGGTGCGGGTGCTGGTGTTCGCGGCCGGGGAGGCGGCGCGGATCGCCCAGGAGGCCGGGGCGGATTACGTAATCAGTGACGACGAGGGCATCAAGCGGATCCAGGAAGGGTGGACGGATTTCGACGTCGCCATCGCCACGCCGGACATGATGCCCAAGGTGGGGCGCCTGGGGCGCATCCTGGGCCCGCGGGGCCTGATGCCCAACCCGCGGGCGGGCACCGTGGTCAACCCGGAGGACCTGCCCCGGGCGATCCGGGAGGCCAAGGCCGGTCGGGTGGAGTTCCGGGTGGATAAGACCGCCAACCTCCACGTGCCCATCGGCAAGGTCAGTTTCTCGGTGGATCAGCTGCTGGAGAACTTCGCGGCCCTGATGGACGCGGTGAAGAAGGCGCGTCCTTCCGGGCTGAAGGGGCCCTATATCCGGAGGGTGGTGGTGAGCGCGACCATGGGGCCGGGCATCAAGGTGGACCCCGTGGCGGCTCAGGCCCTGGAGGTCTCGGCTTAACGCATAGCCTGTTGAAAGATCCCTGCCGTTGAAGCCCGGTGCGCACGCTCAATGGGGGAACCCCGCCGGCGGAGGCAGGGCGTGAAGGATCCTCTCCGCCAAGGCCTGTGCGGCCTGGGGAGGGTTTCTGCGCGCGCCCTCGTTTGCGCCGGCGGGGGCGCGCGATGTTTTTTCGGCGGCCCCCTCGCTGTCCCTCCGGGAAAGGCGGCGGGGATGAAAACCTCGCACAGGAGGTGACGCTTGCCGTTCACGCGGGCAGAGAAGGATCAGATGATCGCTCGGTATCGGGAGCTGCTCGCCCGTAGCCAGGCGGTGATCCTGGCGGACTATCAGGGGCTGGATGCGATGAGCATGTATCGCCTCCGGCAGAAGATCCGCAAATCCGGCGGGGTTTTCCACGTCACCAAGAACACGCTGCTGCGGATCGCCCTGCAACAGGCCGGGTGGACGGTGCCGGAGGACCTGCTGCAGGGTCCCACCGCTGCCGCCTTCTGCCTGGAGGATCCGCCCGTCGTGGCCAAGGCGCTCCTGGAGTTCGCCGAGGAGAGCAAGATCCTGAAGGTCAAGGGCGGGCTGC harbors:
- the rplK gene encoding 50S ribosomal protein L11, whose product is MAKKVKAIIKLQIEAGKANPAPPIGPTLAPHGVNVMAFCKEYNARTAHMAGQIVPVEVTIYTDGSFTMELKTPPVSDLLRRAAGVEKGSSEPNRQIVGKITRQQLREIAELKMKDLNTDDIEAAMRMVAGTARSMGIQIVD
- the rplJ gene encoding 50S ribosomal protein L10; the protein is MPFTRAEKDQMIARYRELLARSQAVILADYQGLDAMSMYRLRQKIRKSGGVFHVTKNTLLRIALQQAGWTVPEDLLQGPTAAAFCLEDPPVVAKALLEFAEESKILKVKGGLLDGRRLRPEDVKALSELPPRPVVLGQVLGAIQAPAAQLAGVLTAVLQQVVGVLQARADQLKEASQTP
- the rplA gene encoding 50S ribosomal protein L1, translating into MGERGKKYLEALKKVDRERLYSPREALALVKETSYTRFDGTVEVHMRLGVDPRHADQQVRGVVVLPHGLGKRVRVLVFAAGEAARIAQEAGADYVISDDEGIKRIQEGWTDFDVAIATPDMMPKVGRLGRILGPRGLMPNPRAGTVVNPEDLPRAIREAKAGRVEFRVDKTANLHVPIGKVSFSVDQLLENFAALMDAVKKARPSGLKGPYIRRVVVSATMGPGIKVDPVAAQALEVSA